One Paroedura picta isolate Pp20150507F chromosome 16, Ppicta_v3.0, whole genome shotgun sequence genomic region harbors:
- the EPHB4 gene encoding ephrin type-B receptor 4 — MGLRLLCLWVSLAAAVEESLMNTKLETADLQWTTYPPVDGQWEELSGMDEEQNSVRTFEVCAVHRPNQNNWLRTTFVPRSGATHVYAELRFTVVECFSIPRITRSCKETFNVFFYEADADVATDTFPAWMENPYVKVDTVAAEHLTRKRAGMEASGKVNVKTLKMGPLSRAGFYLAFQDQGACMALLSLRLFYKKCPSVTVNFTLFQETVPRELVMPVAGQCVPNALKTSSRPLSMYCREDGRWAEQTVTDCACAAGYEPAEENTKCRACAPGSFKASQGEGACLPCPSYSSSHLPGSSECSCRIGFFRMPDEAPTKPCTTTPSAPRSIEARINGSVVVLEWSEPLENGGRDDVAYHILCSECPERQACRLCARLAYAPRARGLVDRTVTIEGLQPYITYSFQIQAVNGVSDLSHNPPQVESLNITTSKDVPLPVSEIQPTAVTPTGMTLAWPSVQPPTGNILDYEVKYYEKGVGGPMFVKTSENRVTLTGLRRGTVYGVQVRARSEAGYGGFGPERAFQTQGTESESTTEQLALIVGTVALGVLLVLAVVVVAVVCLRRQASSGSREAEYSDKPGQYLVGHGTKVYIDPFTYEDPNEAVREFAKEIDVSYVKIEEVIGAGEFGEVCRGLLKVPGKKESYVAIKTLKGGYTEKQRREFLSEASIMGQFDHPNIIRLDGVITNSVPVMIITEFMENGALDSFLRSNDGQFTPIQLVGMLRGIASGMRYLSDMSYVHRDLAARNILVNSNLVCKVSDFGLSRFLEENSSGPTYTSTLGGKIPIRWTAPEAIAFRKFTSASDVWSYGIVMWEVMSFGERPYWDMSNQDVINAIEQDYRLPPPTDCPTSLHQLMLDCWQKDRSSRPRFAEIVSSLDKLIRNPASLKIVSRGSGGPSHPLLDQRLPHYSSFGSVGEWLRAIKMGRYEEHFATAGFTSFELVSQLSAEDLLRVGVTLAGHQKKILSSIQNMRVQSKPVPSVGTKAGHY, encoded by the exons ATGGGGCTGCGGCTGCTCTGCCTCTGGGTGTCCCTGGCCGCAGCCGTGGAAG AGAGCCTCATGAACACCAAGCTGGAGACAGCTGACCTGCAGTGGACGACGTATCCACCTGTGGACGGCCAG TGGGAAGAGCTGAGCGGGATGGACGAGGAGCAGAACAGCGTCCGGACCTTTGAGGTGTGCGCCGTCCACCGGCCCAACCAGAACAACTGGCTCCGGACCACCTTTGTGCCCCGTTCGGGCGCCACCCACGTCTACGCGGAGCTCCGCTTCACGGTGGTGGAGTGTTTCTCCATCCCGCGGATCACGCGCTCTTGCAAGGAGACGTTCAACGTCTTCTTCTACGAGGCGGACGCCGACGTGGCCACGGACACGTTCCCCGCCTGGATGGAGAATCCGTACGTCAAGGTGGACACGGTGGCGGCGGAGCACCTGACCAGGAAGCGGGCGGGCATGGAGGCCTCCGGGAAGGTCAACGTGAAGACCCTCAAGATGGGGCCGCTCTCCCGGGCGGGCTTCTACCTGGCGTTCCAGGACCAGGGGGCCTGCATGGCGCTCCTCTCCCTCCGCCTCTTCTACAAGAAGTGCCCCTCCGTCACCGTCAACTTCACCCTCTTCCAAGAGACGGTGCCCAGGGAGCTGGTGATGCCCGTCGCCGGTCAGTGCGTGCCCAACGCCCTCAAGACCAGCTCCCGGCCGCTCAGCATGTACTGCCGCGAGGACGGGCGGTGGGCCGAACAAACCGTCACCGACTGTGCTTGTGCCGCCGGCTACGAGCCCGCCGAGGAGAACACCAAGTGCCGGG cctgtGCTCCGGGGTCCTTCAAGGCCTCCCAAGGAGAGGGGGCCTGCTTGCCGTGCCCCTCCTACAGCAGCTCACACCTGCCGGGCTCCAGTGAGTGCTCCTGCCGCATCGGGTTCTTCCGGATGCCAGACGAAGCCCCGACGAAGCCTTGCACGA CCACCCCCTCCGCGCCCCGCAGCATCGAGGCCAGGATCAACGGCTCAGTGGTGGTGCTGGAGTGGAGCGAGCCCTTGGAGAACGGCGGCCGCGACGACGTGGCTTACCACATCCTCTGCTCGGAGTGCCCGGAGAGGCAGGCCTGCCGCCTCTGCGCCCGCCTGGCCTACGCCCCCAGGGCCCGGGGGCTGGTGGACCGCACGGTCACCATCGAGGGGCTGCAGCCCTACATCACGTACTCCTTCCAGATCCAGGCCGTCAACGGCGTCTCGGACCTGAGCCACAACCCGCCCCAAGTAGAGTCTCTCAACATCACCACCAGCAAGGACG TGCCCCTGCCAGTGTCGGAGATCCAGCCCACAGCCGTCACGCCCACGGGGATGACCTTGGCCTGGCCCTCCGTCCAGCCCCCGACAGGGAACATCCTGGACTACGAGGTCAAGTATTACGAGAag ggcGTCGGGGGCCCCATGTTTGTGAAGACCTCTGAGAACCGAGTGACGTTGACGGGCTTGCGCCGGGGGACCGTGTATGGCGTGCAAGTCCGGGCCCGCTCCGAGGCTGGCTACGGGGGGTTTGGGCCAGAGAGGGCCTTCCAGACGCAAGGCACCG agTCGGAGAGCACCACGGAGCAGCTGGCCCTCATTGTTGGCACGGTGGCCTTGGGGGTTCTCCTGGTCCTTGCGGTGGTCGTCGTGGCCGTGGTCTGCCTCCG GCGCCAGGCTTCCTCTGGGTCCCGTGAGGCTGAATACTCAGACAAGCCCGGGCAGTACCTGGTTGGGCACG GCACCAAAGTCTACATCGACCCTTTCACCTACGAAGACCCCAACGAAGCCGTGCGAGAATTTGCCAAAGAAATCGATGTCTCCTATGTTAAAATCGAGGAGGTCATTGGGGCAG GCGAGTTCGGCGAGGTCTGCCGCGGCCTCCTAAAAGTGCCCGGGAAGAAGGAGAGCTACGTGGCGATCAAGACGCTCAAAGGGGGCTACACGGAGAAGCAGCGGCGAGAGTTCCTCAGCGAGGCCAGCATCATGggccagtttgaccaccccaaCATCATCCGCCTGGACGGCGTCATCACCAACAGCGTCCCCGTCATGATCATCACGGAGTTCATGGAGAACGGGGCCCTGGACTCCTTCCTGCGG tccAACGACGGCCAGTTCACGCCCATCCAGCTCGTGGGGATGCTGCGGGGGATTGCGTCGGGGATGCGCTACCTATCCGACATGAGCTACGTGCACCGGGATTTGGCGGCCCGGAACATCCTGGTGAACAGCAACCTGGTCTGCAAAGTGTCGGACTTCGGCCTGTCCCGCTTCCTGGAGGAGAACTCTTCCGGCCCCACCTACACCAGCACCCTG GGGGGCAAGATCCCCATCCGATGGACGGCCCCCGAAGCCATCGCCTTCCGCAAGTTCACTTCGGCCAGCGACGTCTGGAGCTACGGCATCGTGAtgtgggaagtgatgtcatttggGGAGAGGCCGTACTGGGACATGTCCAATCAGGAT gtgATCAACGCCATCGAGCAGGACTaccggctgcccccccccaccgacTGCCCCACCTCGCTGCACCAGCTGATGCTGGACTGCTGGCAGAAGGACCGCAGTTCCCGGCCCCGCTTTGCAGAGATCGTCAGCTCCTTGGACAAGCTGATCCGGAACCCGGCCAGCCTCAAGATCGTCTCGCGGGGCAGCGGAGG gccgtcTCACCCGCTGCTGGACCAGCGCCTGCCCCACTACTCCTCCTTCGGCTCCGTGGGGGAGTGGCTCCGGGCGATCAAAATGGGCCGCTACGAAGAGCACTTTGCCACAGCCGGCTTCACCTCCTTCGAGCTGGTCAGCCAGCTCTCCGCCGA AGATCTGCTCCGAGTCGGGGTGACGCTGGCCGGCCACCAGAAGAAGATTTTGTCCAGCATCCAGAACATGCGTGTCCAGAGCAAGCCCGTCCCGTCCGTTGGGACCAAAGCAGGACATTACTGA